The Longimicrobium sp. DNA window AGCCAGTTCAGCACGCCGAGCTGCGGGTGGAACATCATGGTCCAGACCAGGGCCACCGCCACCGGCGTCGCCATCATGGGCAGGATGAACACGGCGCGCGCCAAGCCGCGCAGCGGGAAGCGGCGGTGGAAAGCGAGCGCCGCGGCGAGGCCGAACAGGAGGGGGAACACCACGGCCAGCACGGTGTAGAGCAGCGTCCGCAGCATCGCCCAGCCGAAGCGCGCGTCGCTGAACAATGCGGCGTAGTTCGCCAGCCCCACCCAGCGGCGCTCACCGCCGAGGCGCCAGTCGAAGGCGGAGACATAGAGGGTGAAGGCCCAGGGGAAGAGGATGACGGCCACCACCACGGCGGCCGCGGGCACGATGAACCAAGCGTAGTGCCGCGCGTAATTGCGGCGACGGCGCTTCGCCGCCGCGGTCGCCGGGACGGGAAGGGCCGCGGCGCCGCCCGACATCAGCTTTCGCGCTCGCTCTGCTCCAGCACCGGCCGGAACTCGGCGGTGGCGCGCTTCAGCTCGCCCGCCACGTCGGCGCCGGATATGGTGTTGGTGAGCGCGGCGCCTATCACGTCGCGGAACTGCGTCACCGGCACGATCTCCGGCAAGCCGGCGCGGGCGATCTTGGAGCTGGCCTCCAGGGTCTGGAAGAACTCGCGCGGGAAGTGGCTGCGGCCGATCGCCTCCTCGTTGCGGAAGGGCGAGGCGCGGGCCGGCACGCCGCGGCCCTCGGCCAGCATCCGGAGTTGCATGGGCTTGCCCAGCGCCCACTGGATGAACAGCCAAGCCGGCCCCTTCTTGCGCGAGGCTTCCGGGATGCCGTAGCCGGCGCCGAACAGCGCGCAGTGGTGCTCCGGCCCCGGCCCGCGCGGCACCACGGCGTAGCCCACCTTGCCGGCGACGCG harbors:
- a CDS encoding extracellular solute-binding protein, encoding WATVQYQRFLRDASPPGSIGFNWNECQTTFMQGRAGMWVDGIGFAAPLEDRTRSRVAGKVGYAVVPRGPGPEHHCALFGAGYGIPEASRKKGPAWLFIQWALGKPMQLRMLAEGRGVPARASPFRNEEAIGRSHFPREFFQTLEASSKIARAGLPEIVPVTQFRDVIGAALTNTISGADVAGELKRATAEFRPVLEQSERES